CTGTTGGGTTTCTGCCGACAAATTGGTAAGATTTTCACAGAACGTTGGGAACACTGATGAAGAATCAAAAGAACCTTAAAAAGTCTTTAATATGAGGTTTACTTAGAGCTAATTTTTGGGTTGTAAGAAGCTGACGTAAACCAGTGGTGTTAAAACGACTTGTTGATGTAAATGGGTTTGTTCCCGACATAACAGGGTTCTTGTCGGTTCTTTACCTGCTCCAGCCCCAGAACGGTGGTGTTGCACAGAAGATCAGAATGACCCAGGTGAAGGCGACGGCACCCGTCACCAGACCTGGAGAACCCAAGAAGAACAGGTATCATGCACAGATCATCTCCCGGTCTGCTCACCTGTTCCGTTAAATTGCATTTACCTGCGATGGACCCGACCGCGACTCTAAAGCACACAAGGTGTGGCCGAAAAATAGTAACCCTTGAGGCTGGCGAAGAACACCTGGCTTACGGAGAACCCTAACCCGAGCCCTCAAAGGGGTCCACTTTGGAGATGTTCTCGTACAGGTGGAAGTGTTTCCCCATGATGACCGGAGTCTGTGCTGCTGTCCGACCAGCAGAGCCTCTTTATATACGCTGGCAAACCACTTACACCCAACACTGAGCTGCAAATGTTCTGCCGGCCGATCATCTTACAGATGATCAagagattttcagctttcttcaatCCTGAGGAAAATCTGTCCTTATCTCTGCTCCAATTCCCCCCATGGAAGAGGATCGAGGCATTTTAGCCGGATGCTAAGCCGCACAATTGGAAACTTGCCCTTCACACAATGCAGTTTTCACTTTAACCCGCTTTAGAGGTTTTAAAACGCTCAAATTTAACCCCAAAATGAGGTTACGTGAAAGTTTTCCTGATGGAGCTGCAATCCGTGGACGAATTTTTTAAACAACCGTGGACGAGTTTTCAAAAACGTATTTGCTGATTCTGAATTAAATTAACCTTTTAACTTAACACTGAAACACATTCAGTCAGCTCCAATCAGCCCATTAGCGCCCCAAACAACtaacttctaatgaaattatgttaaaGGTTTCTCTAATTCAACAATTACTGAATGATTACTCGCAGAAAGGCCCGTTTTAAAGTTGACGATCTATAAAACAATCTGTTTTTCCACTTTATTTCTGAGGAATTGTGAAGCGTTACGTTTTTAATTGTCTTCATTACGAACCCAAAGTTTTAAAAGTAACTAGATTAAGGTagttttcatgcttttattcaacCTAAGCACCACATTTATGAGCGCTGTAGAGGAAATAAAAGATTTAAACgtgttcagttttattcaatCATTCATAATTTTCACTTAAGAGAAGCTTTAAAAGTGTCAGTGAAGGAACAAGCCTGAGATTCTGACATTTGATTGAAGATAATTTGGGTTTTTATCAGGATTTAAACCCACTAAGACACAAATCTGAGGTTACTCACACAACAAATCAGAATAATATAAAAATCCAACAACATCCAGAACAGTGAAACCCAGTCAATAATCAGCCGCTGATCTGTTGTTTTCAGACTCTGAGCTTCACTCTGAGCAGAATTAATCCTTTAAATCCTGTAGGTCAGTAACTCAAGTGGGTCGTTAAAGAATTAAACCGTTAATTATGCTAAACTCTTCATGAACAGAGTTACAGAAGCACGTTCTAAACATTTGAAAAACCACTTTAATGTCACAAATCAACAAGTTTAAGACCCAGAAAAGAggattttaaacataaaaacccaacaaaaatgttataaaatgtTGACTTTGACTGTAATAAACATGAAGGATTCAGCAGATTCATTTAGagcttctgttttttaaatatttagaaatgaaaacacaagaaattcaaggatttttcattttcatttaaagttattttgtgtctttggtttgttattttattttacacacatttttaagCTGATTACTAgtgaaaaatatcagttttttattaatcattttagttttattgtttCCTGCATAATTTTGTTACTTTACAcatgaaaaaagcaacaaatctaAGGATTCCCTGCAAGAGTGCGACAGTTTTTTAGCTTTTATGTGTGAcagttttggtgttttatttattttaattttttgtattctttaattcattattttatgcAGGAtttccctaaagtctggacgcAGACTTCTAAATTACCGTTATTTGTTTGCATTCCTGCacagaaatatgttttcttGGTTTTATGTTGTTCTTCAGGCTGTAATTTGGGTctaaaaacatgaattcagtTTCCTGTCCAACATGGTGAAGCGTAGAGAACAAACTGGGTCTGAATTAAAGAACTTCCTGATGCCGGACGTTCtctgagacagaaaatgttctcaCAGTGAGGACTAGCAGGACTTGGACTGGATTACAGAGACTGGTACTTAGAAAACGAAAGTTAACTGAAGCAGATGTCCTCAAGATCTGAAGTCCTGGAGACAGAAGCTTCGAGACCAGAATCCTAGAAAGTCTCCAGAATGAAGGAACGAGGCTGAAAAAACCACTGAAAATTATCAAATCAAAAttcaaacagcagaaataatAATCACAGAAATACTAATTCAAATATTTGGATTTGAACATCAACAATCCCATGATTCTTTGCAACTAAAATTAGCTAACTTGCTAAATTTATGTTACGCTAAAAATTATACAATATACTATATTAGCATGCTGTAGCACTACCTAGCAAAATAATTTACAATAAGCTAATAACATTATGCTATATTAGCATGCCGTAGCACAAGCTAACTAACTAGCTAAATTTAGATTACgctaataaaaagaaagaataaaactgaacacgtttaaatcatttatttccTCTACAGCGCTCATAAATGTGGTGCTTAAgttgaataaaagcatgaaaactACCTTAATCTAGTTACTTTTAAACTTTGGGTTCGTAATGAAGACAATTGAAAATGTAACGCTTCACAATTCCTCAGAAATAAAGTGGAAAAACAgattgttttatatatatatatatatatatatatatatatatatatatatatatattacaacAGTGAACATTAAAGACATACATCTGCTTTGTTTAACACTATCTTCTATATTGTAAAAGTGTCCTGTTTGTATGTCTTTAATGTTCActgttgtaataaaaaaaacagattgttTTATAGATCGTCAACTTTAAAACGGGCGTTTCTGCGAGTAATCATTCAGCAATTGTTGAATTAGAGAAACCtttaacataatttcattagaagttaGTTGTTTGGGGCGCTAATGGGCTGATTGGAGCTGATTGAATGTGTTTCAGTGTTAAGTTAAAAggttattttaatttcaaaactCGTCCACGGTTGTTTTAAAAACTCGTCCTCAGTTTCCTCAGGAAAAGTTTCACGTAACCTCAGGTTTAATTTGAGCGTTTTAAAACCTCTAAAGCGGGTTAAAGTGAAATTTGTGTTCCATGAAGGGCAAGTTTCCAATTGTGCGGCTTAGCATCCGGCTAAAATGCCTCGATCCTCTTCCATGGGGGGAATTGGAGCAGAGATAAGGACAGATTTTCCTCAGGattgaagaaagctgaaaatctctTGATCATCTGTAAGATGATCGGCCGGCAGAACATTTACAGCTCAGTGTTGGGTGTAAGTGGTTTACCAGCGTATATAAAGAGGCTCTGCTGGTCGGACAGCAGCACAGACTCAGGTCATCATGGGGAAACACTTCCACCTGTACGAGAACATCTCCAAAGTGGACCCCTTTGAGGGGCCCCAGTACTACCTGGCCCCCACATGGGCCTTCCACCTACAGGCCGCCTTCATGGGCTTCGTCTTTTTCGTTGGAACGCCGCTAAACTTCGTCGTCCTGCTTGCCGTCGCCAAGTACAAGAAGCTTCGAGTTCCCCTCAACTACATCCTGGTCAACGTCTCCTTCGCTGGCTTCATCtttgtcacgttctctgtcagcCAGGTGTTCTTCGCCAGCCTCAAGGGTTACTACTTCTTCGGTTACACCTTGTGTGCTTTAGAGGCAGCGGTCGGGTCCATCGCAGGTAAATGCAACGACAAACAGAACAGGTGAGCAGACCGGGAGATGATCTGTACATGAATTCTGTTCTCCTTGGGTTCTCCAGGTCTGGTGACAGGCTGGTCGCTGGCGGTCCTTTCCTTCGAGAGGTACCTGGTCATCTGCAAACCCTTCGGAGCCTTTAAGTTCGGCACGAATCACGCCTTGGGTGCCGTCGCCTTCACCTGGGCCATCGGGGTCTTCTGTGCAACGCCACCGTTCTGGGGCTGGAGCAGGTAAAGAACCGACAAGAACCCTGTTATGTCAGGAACAAACCGATTTACATCAACAAGTCGTTTTAACACCACTGGTTTACGTCAGCTTCTTACAACTACAAAATTGGTTCCAAATAAACCTCATATTAAAGACTTCTGAAAGGTTCTTTTGTTTCTTGATCAATGTTCCCAATGTTCCATGAAAATCTTACTAATTTGCGGGCAGAAAcccaacagaaacacaactttTGCAGTGGTACAGCTGAGATAGAACCCTGTGTTCTCGGTTCTAGGTACATCCCTGAAGGTCTGGGCTGTTCCTGTGGTCCCGACTGGTACACCCACAACGAGGAGTACAAGACCACCAGCTACGTCTACTTCCTGCTAGtgacctgcttcatcctcccgctcaccatcatcatcttctCCTACTCCCAGCTGCTGGGAGCCCTGAGAGCTGTGAGTTCTACCCACTTCACCAGAAAAAAACGTTCTTGGAAAGTTTTGTTAGGTTCTACTAATCTCATCATTCAGTTCCCAGAATCAGTAAACACTAAGCTAACTAAAGATGTTCTAAAACTGTCCAGCGATGACACAGTGAGACTGAGAGCGTTCTTTTTCGTTGTGCTGGAACATTGTGGAACATTTTGGGAATATCATGTAGGTTCTATAATGTG
This is a stretch of genomic DNA from Acanthochromis polyacanthus isolate Apoly-LR-REF ecotype Palm Island chromosome 1, KAUST_Apoly_ChrSc, whole genome shotgun sequence. It encodes these proteins:
- the opn1sw1 gene encoding opsin-1, short-wave-sensitive 1, which gives rise to MGKHFHLYENISKVDPFEGPQYYLAPTWAFHLQAAFMGFVFFVGTPLNFVVLLAVAKYKKLRVPLNYILVNVSFAGFIFVTFSVSQVFFASLKGYYFFGYTLCALEAAVGSIAGLVTGWSLAVLSFERYLVICKPFGAFKFGTNHALGAVAFTWAIGVFCATPPFWGWSRYIPEGLGCSCGPDWYTHNEEYKTTSYVYFLLVTCFILPLTIIIFSYSQLLGALRAVAAQQAESVSTQKAEKEVSRMIIVMVGSFITCYGPYAITALYYGFSTDENKDYRMVTIPAFFSKSSCVYNPLIYAFMNKQFNACIMEMVFGKKMDESSEVSSKTETSSVSTAS